One window of the Rhizorhabdus dicambivorans genome contains the following:
- a CDS encoding SDR family NAD(P)-dependent oxidoreductase produces the protein MADPDFSGRTAIVTGAAKGLGRAYARWLAARGCAVVVSNRPAADGTSAAQAVVDEIAAAGGRAAAHDGPVESEAAAIGMADLALERFGGIDIFISNAGVLCWSDFGAMTIDAMREVIDINLWGCVYGLKAVWPVMTGRGYGRIVLTGSSAGLWGQAQSSAYGASKGAMIGLARSLALDVPDGADVRINVVAPAAYTPMSAAHFGERWADYASADKVAPVVGWLASERCRSSGGIYHAGAGHVRRVQILEGPIEDLSSGTLDEVMARLEPNPEWTSSFASGAELMPELAKAMEQP, from the coding sequence ATGGCCGATCCCGATTTCTCAGGCCGCACGGCCATCGTCACCGGCGCGGCCAAGGGCCTCGGCCGCGCCTATGCCCGCTGGCTGGCTGCACGTGGCTGCGCCGTGGTGGTCAGCAACCGGCCGGCGGCGGACGGCACATCGGCGGCGCAGGCGGTGGTGGACGAGATCGCCGCCGCCGGGGGCCGGGCGGCGGCGCATGACGGGCCGGTCGAATCCGAGGCCGCGGCGATCGGGATGGCCGATCTGGCACTCGAACGGTTCGGCGGAATCGACATCTTCATCAGCAATGCCGGCGTATTGTGCTGGAGCGATTTCGGCGCGATGACGATCGACGCGATGCGCGAGGTGATCGACATCAACCTGTGGGGCTGTGTGTACGGCCTGAAGGCGGTGTGGCCGGTGATGACGGGGCGCGGCTATGGCCGCATCGTCCTGACCGGATCGAGCGCCGGCCTGTGGGGTCAGGCGCAGTCTTCCGCTTATGGCGCGTCCAAGGGCGCGATGATCGGCCTCGCCCGCTCACTCGCGCTCGACGTGCCCGATGGCGCCGACGTCCGCATCAACGTCGTCGCGCCCGCCGCCTACACCCCGATGTCGGCGGCGCATTTCGGCGAGCGATGGGCCGACTACGCCTCGGCCGACAAGGTCGCCCCGGTGGTCGGCTGGCTGGCGAGCGAGCGCTGCCGCAGCTCGGGCGGCATCTATCATGCCGGCGCCGGCCATGTCCGCCGCGTCCAGATCCTCGAAGGACCGATCGAGGATCTGTCGAGCGGCACGCTGGACGAGGTGATGGCGCGGCTGGAGCCGAATCCCGAATGGACCAGTTCCTTCGCCTCGGGCGCCGAGCTGATGCCCGAACTGGCGAAGGCGATGGAACAACCATGA
- a CDS encoding SDR family NAD(P)-dependent oxidoreductase, with protein MGRLSGKTAIITGGGQGVGNGIAQVFAREGANVLITGRTADKLEAAAAALNAAGGKAAWVAGTTGVRADAEAAAAKAVELFGGIDILVNNAQTSKPGAMFEETDDALFALTIESGLYGTFQHMQAVLPHMKAKGGSIINFGSYEGIHGGIGFAAYAATKEAIRGLSRTAARELGKHRIRVNVICPAALSPIAEQWVKDFPEEAEKVMKLVALGYLGDCADDIGPAALFLASDDSRYVTGQTINVDGGQMML; from the coding sequence ATGGGCAGGCTGAGCGGCAAGACCGCGATCATCACCGGCGGCGGCCAGGGCGTGGGCAACGGCATCGCGCAGGTCTTCGCGCGCGAGGGCGCCAATGTCCTGATCACCGGCCGCACCGCCGACAAGCTGGAGGCCGCCGCCGCCGCGCTTAACGCGGCTGGGGGCAAGGCTGCCTGGGTCGCGGGCACCACCGGCGTCCGCGCCGATGCGGAAGCCGCCGCCGCGAAGGCGGTGGAGCTGTTCGGCGGGATCGACATCCTCGTCAACAATGCCCAGACATCGAAGCCCGGCGCGATGTTCGAGGAGACCGACGACGCGCTGTTCGCACTGACGATAGAATCGGGCCTCTACGGCACCTTCCAGCATATGCAGGCGGTGCTGCCGCACATGAAGGCGAAGGGCGGATCGATCATCAATTTCGGCTCTTATGAGGGCATCCATGGCGGCATCGGCTTCGCCGCCTATGCCGCGACCAAGGAGGCGATCCGGGGCCTGTCGCGCACCGCCGCGCGCGAGCTGGGCAAGCACAGGATCCGCGTCAATGTCATCTGCCCCGCCGCCTTGAGCCCGATCGCCGAGCAATGGGTGAAGGACTTTCCCGAGGAAGCCGAGAAGGTGATGAAGCTGGTCGCGCTCGGCTATCTCGGCGACTGCGCCGACGATATCGGGCCCGCCGCGCTGTTCCTCGCCAGCGACGACAGCCGCTATGTTACCGGCCAGACGATCAACGTCGATGGCGGCCAGATGATGCTGTGA
- a CDS encoding aromatic ring-hydroxylating dioxygenase subunit alpha — MNQPVQQLQPEITRRAKAGPDNFIPKEDYVSRDFARREAERLWPRTWQMACREEEIPGVGDYVTYDLLDESIIVVRTAPDRIAAYHNACQHRGRRLTEGCGHAARLHCRFHGWSWKLDGTIAHVVDRDNWDGSLKDEDIALPRVRVDSWGGWVFVCMSAETEPLLEFLAPLPEVFRNYPFEKMRYRWYKSTGIACNWKTALEAFDEGYHVQTTHTQLLPVHDDEAQAFAEGRHGSYQLAPGRISLGERSGRLAAQKVDYRHNVRDFILMLEQDLKASIPPHMAGLMDRLVDELPPEASLLDVLMKYGQIAYEAAGERGIPFPALTPEEIARAGADWHLFPNMVFLPAPDAMLAYRARPDRDDPERCIFEVYSLVLYPEGEEPPLERQYFADWKDHDAWGLILEQDFRNMTEVQRGMRSMGFNGSRTNPVQEKSVSNFHRALREFIGI, encoded by the coding sequence GTGAACCAGCCCGTCCAGCAGTTGCAGCCAGAGATCACCCGCCGCGCCAAGGCGGGGCCTGACAACTTCATTCCCAAGGAGGATTACGTCTCGCGCGATTTCGCCCGGCGCGAGGCCGAACGGCTGTGGCCGAGGACATGGCAGATGGCCTGCCGCGAGGAGGAGATTCCCGGGGTCGGCGATTATGTGACCTACGACCTGCTCGACGAGTCGATCATCGTCGTCCGCACCGCGCCCGATCGCATCGCCGCCTATCACAATGCCTGCCAGCATCGCGGCCGCCGGCTGACCGAAGGCTGCGGCCATGCCGCACGCCTCCACTGCCGCTTCCATGGCTGGTCGTGGAAGCTAGACGGGACAATCGCGCATGTCGTCGATCGCGACAATTGGGACGGCAGCCTGAAGGACGAGGACATCGCCCTGCCCAGGGTCCGGGTCGACAGCTGGGGCGGCTGGGTGTTCGTCTGCATGAGCGCGGAGACCGAGCCGCTGCTCGAATTCCTGGCGCCATTGCCCGAGGTGTTCCGCAACTATCCGTTCGAGAAGATGCGCTACCGCTGGTATAAGTCGACCGGCATCGCCTGCAACTGGAAGACCGCTCTCGAAGCCTTCGACGAAGGCTATCATGTCCAGACCACCCACACCCAGCTCCTCCCCGTCCATGACGACGAGGCGCAGGCCTTCGCCGAGGGCCGGCACGGCAGCTACCAGCTCGCGCCCGGCCGCATCTCGCTTGGCGAGCGGTCCGGGCGGCTGGCGGCGCAGAAGGTCGATTACCGGCACAATGTCCGCGACTTCATCCTGATGCTGGAACAGGACCTTAAGGCGTCGATCCCGCCGCACATGGCCGGGCTGATGGACCGGCTGGTCGACGAGTTGCCGCCCGAGGCGAGCCTGCTCGACGTGCTGATGAAATATGGCCAGATCGCCTATGAGGCGGCCGGCGAGCGCGGCATCCCCTTCCCGGCCCTGACTCCCGAGGAAATCGCCCGAGCTGGGGCCGACTGGCACCTGTTTCCCAACATGGTGTTCCTGCCCGCGCCCGACGCGATGCTGGCCTATCGCGCCCGGCCCGACCGCGACGATCCTGAACGCTGCATCTTCGAGGTCTATTCGCTGGTGCTCTATCCGGAGGGCGAGGAGCCACCGCTCGAACGGCAATATTTCGCCGACTGGAAGGACCATGACGCCTGGGGGCTGATCCTGGAGCAGGACTTCCGGAACATGACCGAGGTCCAGCGCGGCATGCGATCGATGGGCTTCAACGGCTCGCGCACCAATCCTGTCCAGGAGAAGAGCGTGTCCAATTTCCACCGCGCGCTGCGCGAATTCATCGGGATATGA